One segment of Synechococcus sp. A15-24 DNA contains the following:
- the murA gene encoding UDP-N-acetylglucosamine 1-carboxyvinyltransferase — MTVASPVYQDILNPFLSIVGRRRLQGVLKVSGAKNSALVLMTASLLIDEVVELTNVPNLTDIAGMGRILSALGVQVEHSVDSVSLNAGTLSSHEPPYELVNSLRASFFCIGSLLGRLGHARVPLPGGCRIGARPVVEHIRGLKALGAHVSVEHGIVTACLKGSSKRLTGASIVLDCPSVGATETLLMAAVLASGTTTIENAAQEPEVQDLANLLIQMGADISGAGGPVIKVRGVERLHGVRNYPVIPDRIEAGTFLIAAAITRSPLRVEPVIPEHLSAVLQKLRDCGCQLEIDQTGISITPGDIQAVDITTQPFPGFPTDLQAPFMALMATAQGTSVISEKIYENRLQHVAELQRMGASIRVDGSTAIVEGVAQLSAAPVTGSDLRAAAAMVLAGLAANGTTKVSGLKHLDRGYDNVEAKLNAVGAQLERQQG; from the coding sequence ATGACGGTGGCGTCCCCAGTGTATCAAGACATTCTCAACCCCTTCCTTTCGATCGTAGGGCGCCGTCGTCTCCAAGGTGTTCTGAAGGTCAGTGGAGCCAAGAATTCAGCCCTGGTGCTGATGACCGCGAGTCTCCTCATAGACGAGGTCGTGGAACTCACAAATGTTCCCAATCTCACCGATATCGCAGGCATGGGCCGGATCCTGTCAGCCCTTGGCGTCCAGGTTGAACACTCCGTTGACAGTGTCTCCCTGAATGCCGGAACTCTGAGCAGCCACGAACCCCCCTATGAACTGGTCAACAGCCTTCGCGCCAGTTTCTTTTGCATCGGCTCACTTCTTGGACGACTGGGGCACGCCAGGGTGCCACTGCCTGGTGGTTGTCGCATCGGCGCTCGTCCCGTTGTCGAGCACATCCGGGGACTCAAAGCGTTGGGGGCGCACGTCAGTGTTGAACACGGCATTGTCACGGCTTGCCTCAAGGGCAGCAGCAAGCGGCTCACGGGTGCATCCATCGTTTTGGATTGTCCAAGCGTGGGGGCCACTGAAACACTGCTAATGGCGGCAGTACTGGCCAGCGGCACCACCACGATTGAAAACGCCGCCCAGGAACCCGAGGTTCAGGATCTGGCCAACCTGCTGATCCAGATGGGTGCGGACATCAGCGGCGCCGGGGGACCGGTGATCAAGGTTCGGGGTGTCGAGCGTCTCCACGGCGTGCGGAACTACCCGGTCATTCCCGACCGGATCGAAGCTGGCACCTTTTTGATCGCCGCAGCGATCACCCGATCACCGCTGCGGGTGGAACCGGTGATTCCTGAGCACCTCAGTGCTGTTCTGCAAAAGCTGCGGGACTGTGGCTGCCAGCTGGAGATCGATCAGACAGGAATCTCCATCACCCCCGGTGACATCCAGGCGGTCGACATCACCACCCAACCGTTCCCTGGCTTCCCGACCGATCTTCAGGCTCCGTTCATGGCGTTGATGGCCACCGCCCAGGGGACCAGCGTGATCAGCGAAAAGATTTATGAGAACAGGCTTCAGCACGTTGCTGAGCTTCAGCGCATGGGGGCCTCCATCCGCGTGGACGGCAGCACCGCCATCGTTGAGGGTGTTGCACAGCTCAGTGCAGCGCCTGTCACGGGCAGTGACCTGAGAGCCGCAGCAGCCATGGTGTTGGCAGGTCTCGCCGCAAATGGCACCACCAAGGTGTCTGGCCTCAAGCATCTCGATCGCGGCTACGACAACGTCGAAGCGAAGCTAAACGCCGTTGGTGCGCAGCTCGAACGGCAGCAGGGCTGA
- a CDS encoding aspartate aminotransferase family protein, producing MNTYNRFPLTLVRGSGCWVWDDQGRRHLDAVAGIATDTLGHSDRALRRSLGRQLRRLQHVSNLYRIPEQDALATWLVQHSCAASVFFCNSGAEANEAAIKLARKHGHLKRGIDRPRILTASASFHGRTLAAVSATGQPRYHQGFEPMVEGFDYFPYNDIHAFESLLERHEANGPAVAAVLLEPLQGEGGVHPGDAGFFKRLRHLCSERNILLILDEVQVGMGRSGRLWGYEQLGIEPDAFTLAKGLGGGHAIGALLVNAKADVFEPGDHASTFGGNPFACTAGLTVAQEIQRRGLLRNVEERGQQLQQGLQDLVARYPQLLQGVRGWGLLQGLVVHQDCGVTAPQLAKAAIEQRLLLVAAGATVLRMVPPLVISAKEVRQLLRRLDATLAELV from the coding sequence ATGAACACCTACAACCGCTTTCCCCTCACCTTGGTGCGGGGAAGTGGTTGCTGGGTCTGGGATGACCAGGGCCGACGTCATCTTGATGCCGTTGCCGGCATCGCCACGGACACCCTTGGCCACAGCGACCGTGCCCTGCGCCGCAGCCTCGGTCGTCAACTCCGCCGTCTCCAGCACGTTTCCAATCTCTACCGGATTCCCGAGCAGGACGCCCTGGCCACCTGGTTGGTGCAGCACAGCTGTGCTGCAAGCGTTTTTTTCTGCAACTCCGGCGCTGAAGCCAATGAAGCAGCCATCAAGCTCGCTCGAAAGCACGGTCATCTGAAGCGCGGCATCGACCGGCCGCGGATCCTCACCGCTTCAGCCAGCTTCCATGGCCGCACCCTGGCAGCTGTGAGCGCCACAGGCCAGCCGCGCTACCACCAGGGCTTCGAACCGATGGTTGAGGGCTTCGATTACTTCCCATACAACGACATCCATGCCTTCGAGTCGTTGCTCGAACGCCATGAAGCCAACGGACCGGCGGTGGCAGCCGTGCTGCTTGAACCTCTGCAGGGTGAAGGGGGGGTTCACCCCGGCGATGCGGGCTTCTTCAAGCGCCTGCGCCACCTCTGCAGCGAGCGCAACATCCTGCTAATCCTTGATGAGGTGCAGGTGGGCATGGGCCGCAGCGGTCGGCTCTGGGGCTACGAACAGCTCGGCATCGAACCGGACGCCTTCACCCTGGCCAAGGGACTGGGGGGCGGCCATGCAATCGGCGCCCTGCTGGTGAACGCCAAAGCGGATGTGTTCGAGCCCGGTGATCACGCCAGCACCTTTGGTGGCAACCCCTTTGCCTGCACCGCTGGACTGACCGTGGCGCAGGAAATTCAGCGCAGGGGATTGCTGCGCAATGTGGAGGAACGAGGGCAGCAGCTGCAGCAGGGACTCCAGGATCTCGTCGCGCGTTACCCCCAGCTGTTGCAAGGAGTGCGCGGCTGGGGCCTGCTTCAGGGCCTGGTGGTGCATCAGGACTGTGGTGTCACAGCTCCACAGCTGGCGAAGGCCGCAATTGAGCAGCGGCTTCTGCTGGTGGCAGCTGGAGCGACTGTGCTGCGGATGGTGCCTCCTCTGGTGATCTCCGCAAAAGAGGTGCGCCAATTGCTCAGGCGACTGGACGCGACCCTCGCTGAGCTGGTCTGA
- a CDS encoding Mur ligase family protein: MAEQQLSDLIPRFDLRGMDLQLGRMRHALQALGSPCGDIPAIQVAGTNGKGSIASFLSAALQQAGLRSGITTSPHLVSWCERIAIDGIPISEGHLRQLLLAQQELCAEHQLTPFEQLLSAALTHFHTEAVELLVLEVGLGGRLDATTAHPKRPVIAMASIGLDHCEHLGSTLMAIAEEKAAVITPGARVISSDQLAPVRAVLEQTCKANNAGLQWVDPLPSDWTLGLAGSWQRRNAAVARGALQALRPLGWNLDETTIRAGFTKARWSGRLQTVTWQGHPLLLDGAHNPPAAQQLALERQRWQGHGRGVVWILGIQAHKQALEMLQLLLLPQDQAWIVPVSNHRSWTRDALLKAMPHWKDQLIDAASPEDALKRIETTRGWPQPMPVLAGSLYLIGDLLEQGLVQAE; the protein is encoded by the coding sequence ATGGCGGAACAGCAGCTGTCGGATCTGATCCCGCGCTTTGATCTGCGGGGCATGGACCTGCAGCTCGGGCGGATGCGCCATGCCCTTCAGGCCCTGGGGTCTCCCTGTGGAGACATTCCCGCGATTCAGGTGGCCGGAACCAACGGCAAGGGCTCGATTGCCAGCTTTCTCAGCGCAGCGCTGCAGCAGGCAGGCCTCCGCAGCGGCATCACCACCTCCCCTCACCTGGTGAGCTGGTGTGAGCGGATCGCGATTGATGGCATCCCCATCAGCGAAGGCCATCTCCGCCAGCTCTTGCTGGCCCAGCAAGAGCTCTGCGCGGAGCATCAGCTCACCCCCTTCGAGCAACTGCTCTCCGCAGCCCTGACGCACTTTCACACCGAGGCTGTGGAGCTGTTGGTGCTGGAGGTGGGATTGGGGGGTCGGCTGGATGCCACCACCGCCCATCCCAAGCGACCGGTGATCGCCATGGCCAGCATCGGCCTTGACCACTGTGAACACCTGGGATCCACCCTGATGGCCATCGCCGAGGAGAAGGCCGCTGTGATCACACCAGGAGCACGGGTGATCAGCTCAGACCAACTGGCGCCGGTACGGGCGGTGCTGGAACAGACCTGCAAGGCCAACAACGCCGGTCTGCAGTGGGTTGATCCTCTGCCCAGCGACTGGACTCTGGGGCTGGCGGGAAGCTGGCAGCGCCGCAACGCGGCCGTGGCCCGTGGAGCGCTGCAGGCTCTGCGGCCTCTGGGATGGAACCTGGATGAGACCACGATCCGGGCTGGATTTACCAAGGCCCGTTGGAGCGGCCGCCTGCAGACCGTGACCTGGCAGGGCCATCCGCTTCTTCTCGATGGCGCCCACAACCCACCCGCCGCTCAGCAACTGGCCCTGGAGCGGCAGCGCTGGCAGGGCCATGGGCGGGGTGTGGTGTGGATCCTCGGCATCCAAGCCCACAAGCAGGCGCTGGAGATGCTGCAGCTGCTGCTGCTGCCTCAGGATCAGGCCTGGATCGTGCCGGTCTCCAACCACCGCAGCTGGACGCGTGATGCACTCCTGAAAGCCATGCCGCACTGGAAGGATCAGCTCATTGATGCCGCCAGTCCTGAGGATGCGCTGAAGCGAATCGAAACAACAAGAGGCTGGCCTCAACCGATGCCTGTGCTCGCCGGTTCCCTTTATCTGATCGGGGATCTGCTCGAGCAGGGGTTGGTGCAGGCAGAGTGA
- a CDS encoding pentapeptide repeat-containing protein, with amino-acid sequence MPTLLLSLLLPLLVLVLPATALDTSAGVGLQDRALFQETVDYTLTNQSGGDFHDQHLANTSFAGAVGRGANFSGADLQGAIFTQGAFAEANFSGADLSNALMDRADFAGTDLRDAVLTGIIASGSSFSDAQIAGADFSDALLDLDDQRRLCRDADGVNPVTGVATLDSLGC; translated from the coding sequence ATGCCAACCTTGCTGCTGTCGCTGCTGTTGCCTCTGCTGGTCCTGGTGCTCCCGGCAACGGCCCTCGACACCTCAGCTGGCGTTGGTCTGCAGGACCGGGCGTTGTTTCAGGAGACCGTGGACTACACCCTGACCAACCAGAGCGGTGGCGACTTTCATGATCAGCATCTGGCCAACACCTCCTTTGCCGGTGCCGTCGGCCGTGGAGCGAACTTCAGCGGTGCAGATCTGCAAGGCGCGATCTTCACGCAGGGTGCTTTTGCCGAAGCCAATTTCAGCGGCGCAGATCTCTCCAATGCGCTGATGGATCGAGCTGACTTCGCCGGCACGGATCTGCGCGACGCCGTTCTGACCGGAATCATCGCGTCGGGCAGCAGCTTCAGCGATGCTCAGATCGCGGGAGCTGACTTCAGTGATGCCCTGCTGGACCTTGATGACCAGCGGCGCCTCTGCCGCGACGCCGACGGAGTCAACCCCGTGACGGGTGTAGCGACCCTGGACAGCCTGGGCTGCTGA
- a CDS encoding FAD-binding oxidoreductase → MASTESLAALAAELATADDLELLQGAADLQRYSKDAYDYSPILQPQLESCRADLVVRPLTVAGVERLAAACGRHGVPLTLRGSGTGNYGQSVPLEGGVVMLSGALREVEHLDPSTGVVTVQPGCLMRDLDQHLRAHGRQLRLLPSTWRSASIGGFLAGGSGGIGSIRWGFLRDPGHLLGAEVITVEREPRRLQLDATEAEALNHAYGTNGILTRLHLATAPAINWHQISIDVETWGAAVALLQRCTRSAVELLLATLLERSVLQCLPAWSGPESDRHRLLLLVAPDGLSTLARLAAASGAVLHDLGPEDLAGGQGLRELSWNHTTLHMRSADAGWTYLQMLLPEPELPAMEQLKQRWGDALLWHLEGVRQQGAARLAALPLVRWSSAEQLDALMRDCSELGAVLFNPHVITVEDGGLGVVDGDQVAAKHRYDPDGLLNIGKLRGWLESISSPGCPGSLHPSRG, encoded by the coding sequence ATGGCGTCTACGGAATCCCTGGCAGCCCTGGCAGCGGAGCTCGCAACTGCGGACGACCTGGAGTTGCTCCAGGGAGCTGCAGACCTGCAGCGCTATTCCAAAGACGCGTACGACTATTCGCCGATCCTGCAACCGCAGCTCGAATCCTGCAGGGCGGATCTGGTGGTCCGGCCCTTGACCGTCGCCGGGGTAGAGCGGTTGGCAGCGGCCTGTGGACGCCATGGCGTCCCCCTGACCCTGCGGGGCTCAGGCACCGGCAACTACGGCCAATCCGTGCCGCTGGAGGGGGGAGTCGTCATGCTCAGCGGGGCACTGCGGGAGGTGGAGCACCTGGACCCATCCACTGGTGTGGTGACGGTTCAGCCCGGTTGCCTGATGCGGGATCTCGACCAGCATCTGCGGGCCCATGGCCGCCAGTTGCGATTGCTGCCCAGCACCTGGCGTAGTGCATCCATCGGTGGGTTTCTGGCTGGTGGCTCCGGCGGCATCGGGTCAATCCGCTGGGGCTTTCTGCGCGACCCAGGCCATCTCCTGGGTGCCGAGGTCATCACCGTGGAACGGGAACCACGACGTCTGCAGCTGGATGCCACCGAGGCGGAGGCGTTGAACCACGCCTATGGCACCAACGGCATCCTGACCCGCTTGCACTTGGCCACGGCACCTGCGATCAACTGGCACCAGATCAGTATCGACGTGGAGACCTGGGGCGCTGCTGTGGCACTGCTGCAGCGCTGCACTCGTTCTGCGGTGGAGTTGCTCCTTGCCACCCTGTTGGAGCGATCTGTTCTGCAATGTCTGCCAGCTTGGAGTGGCCCTGAATCGGACCGCCACCGGCTGCTGTTGTTGGTTGCTCCGGATGGCCTGAGCACCCTGGCTCGACTGGCGGCCGCATCCGGTGCCGTGCTGCATGACCTTGGCCCTGAGGATCTGGCGGGGGGGCAAGGCCTGCGCGAGTTGAGTTGGAACCACACCACCCTGCACATGCGCTCCGCGGATGCCGGCTGGACCTATCTGCAGATGTTGCTACCGGAGCCTGAGCTGCCTGCGATGGAGCAGCTGAAGCAGCGATGGGGCGATGCGTTGCTGTGGCACCTGGAAGGGGTCCGCCAGCAGGGGGCAGCGCGTTTGGCGGCACTTCCCCTGGTCCGCTGGAGCAGCGCTGAGCAACTGGACGCATTGATGAGGGATTGCAGTGAGCTGGGAGCCGTTCTGTTCAACCCCCATGTGATCACCGTTGAGGATGGGGGCCTTGGGGTGGTGGATGGTGATCAGGTGGCCGCCAAGCATCGCTATGACCCCGATGGCCTGTTGAATATTGGCAAGTTGCGGGGTTGGCTGGAATCGATCAGCAGCCCAGGCTGTCCAGGGTCGCTACACCCGTCACGGGGTTGA